In the genome of Pagrus major chromosome 17, Pma_NU_1.0, the window AAGCGTGTTAGTGTAAGTGTTGATGTAGGACGtagcaggaagctcagctctCACATCCCAAACATTCACGCCGTCACGtgtggtgtttgttttcagtctgcATTGAAAAGGTTTGGTGGTTCTGACGCCTTCTCGTCAATAACTCTTCCTTCCGCGCAGTCGCTTCATGACTTGATCTCGATGACTTTGATGAAAGGGAGTGGTTTGTTGGACGTGGTCGAGGGCTTGAGCGGCTTACTGCGGGGGCAAGAGGAAGATAAATTAGTTGTTTTTATAGTGAAACGGCATCCAAACCAGTAGAACAGGTGAATATTTGagtgtgcttctgtgtgtgtttgcatttttgggGCCAATTTCACCAAAGTTGCAAATTGCAGGCTGAGATAAACAAACTTGAGATTATCTgcttttgcatttattttgatacatttcataaatcaaaataaaagccaaaatTGCCTGTAGGGCTTGAAATTTGCAAGTAAAAAAAGGTGGATGAAAAGCTAAGTTACCTGTAGACGATCTGGGGGTTGCGCTCTGATGAAAGGTAGGAATTTGACCTTTGTCCTCCCAGGAAGTAATCCATCTGATCATGCATCTCTCGGTTCTGCAAACACAGGTGGTCAGAGGTCAGTTCACATGATACCAATTAaagtggcaaccaaaacagacaGCGGTTGCATCTACTTCCCTGCAGAAATCAGGCTGAGTCGGATCTTTAACCTTGACCCTTTGTTCTAAATCCCACTGAAAAGCCATAAAGATAATTATAGGAGAAGACAATGAGCAGTTCTCACCTCAGCCTCCAAGAACGCcactttctcctccagctctttgaTCACGCGGTCCCTCTCCTGGATCACCATGCGAGAGTTCTGGAGCTGCAGACgagcaaacacacagtcaaacactgAGCCAATCCTGCACAAATATGAACACTGAGATGAGGTGTTTGTTCTACAGAGCCTCACACATGCGCCTCTCACCTGTTCAATCATGTGTCTGACTTTCCTTTGCTGGCTTTTCAGCATGTCGTCCAGATGGTGGATCTTTTCTTTGAGAATAGCCACCTCCTTCTCCAACTGCTCAGTCCTGAAAGTCCACACAGAGAATTATGAAACACCTCTCCTGATTTGATTCTCACCGAATGATAAGAAGAGAGATAAGATAAAGAATCTGTTTGTTTCTCAGTTAACGGACCTCTGCTCCCCTTTCTGGCCCTCCTCTCTGATCTTGCGCAGCTCGCGGAGTTCCTCCTCGCGGTTGCGGATTGTCTCACGCAGGCTGGCGCTCTCCTGCTCCATCCCTCCCAGCAACCTCTGGAGCTCCTCGATGCGCCTGTCTTTCTTCTCGCTGCCTTCTTCTGCCgtcttcagcttctcctcctgctcgCTCAGATGCTCCCTCAGCATGCTGCCTTCAGCCTggggagaaaacaaaagaacactttattattttagtttattgAAAATGTGGTGTACACTCCTACTGATGCataatgaaagtaaaaataagCTCTGTATATGATCGTTAcctgcagcctctctctctcctcttggTGTTTCTTCTCTGCTTCCTGCAGCTGTGCATATAAGCGCTTACTGACTTCCCTCAGCTTggttctctctgcctcttcatctGCTTCCTaatagggaaaaaaatgaagcgTTAGATAAGCAGACAGTTCTTGTCATGTCCTGAAGTAGTCACAATCTTCCAATCCAACCGAGAACGTGTGGTTGAAGTTGAAAAAGGCACGACCTGACTGAGTTTGAGTGGCTTTTGGGGGAGAAAGTGCACTGTCCAGATGTGTGAAGCTGACTCAGAGTTGAGGCTGTAATTGCTGCCTAAGGCGCATCTGCTAAATCAATACccacagtgtgtttacatgtgagTTAGTATCCTGGTTTTGAGCCTTATCCTGTTTTTGATTATATTCAGGATATGACTTTATCGTGAAACGTGAAAACCTGGTTATTAATATCCCTGTACACATGATAGTAACAGTAGTCAGGTTTCTAACTGTATGCCTGCTGGTGAGTCTTGTTTGCTCAgcaactttaaaggggcaatatgtagttagcatgctaaccagctagccgtgACCCATCCTGGTCCAaggctcctgtgctagcggtgtaaacaccaacactcccctggtccccgagctcccagtctgaactgctagttgcacagctaactgagctaacaagctaaggGCACCTACAGTTAACAGTaactctagtgatatgctgccccctatttgtttggagtataatTTTGACAGGcgaccaattcttacatattgcacctttaaggtgtTTACATGCCATAGTATCCTGGTTTCTATTCCCAGGTAGGATATCCAGGTTTTTCAAAACAGGTCTTAACCAAGTTTCTGAAACCAGGGCAAGCTGATTACTCTACAAGTGCAAAACATAACCTTAATACTATAAAACCTGATCATAACCAGGATGCTTAGAAGACTTAGAAAGGTGAATTCTTATGCAAAcaagtattttgtattttaaatgtgtaaatcatTCAGATCACTTTGTACAGAGCTGGTTTCGCTTTGACagtaatgtttctttttctgttaatCAGTTACCAAAAAGCCACATTAAATCTGCTTTGATATAAtgttgtaaaataataaaacacagatagaGAGGAAGATACTTTTATGATGAGATAATGTTTTCGTTGCGCTCAAGCTCAGTGGGTTTGGCTGTCACAAACATACCAGGCGTGTCAGCGTGCGTCACCGGAGCAACACTTCAGCTAGTAAGCCATAGCGTGACTCACAAATAAACGCTATAATTGGCGCAAAAACAATTCAGCCAGACGTGTCAGCTCTGTTGTATTTAGACACAACATTACTGATAGGCAGATAGCTGTGGTTGCTAAAAGTGCTCAAAGACAGCAACAAAACTATTAAAGGAGAGGCATCTGTGGAATGTTGGGAACAATGAGGAGGGCCGGGGAGAGGAACAGTGTGTGCTGGAACGGCTCTCTCACACATTTTCGAACACCCCTGGGTGCTGTAAGAGCTTTTAATTCTCTGgctttcagttttatttcttcctttttctcctATATCACATTTCTGTTACACCTCCTTCTGCCGGTGGGCCTCGGGGAGGTGATCGCTTTACATGCGtcacacactggcacacattGTCCACAGGAAAACACAGACTCCGGCTATGATTTGATACATGCATCGCCTACTGAAAAGACTCATGCTTTCTATTGTATATAAACAACTTCGAATGGAGGTCGTGCACGTGAGATTCTGCTCACCTGGCCGTCAGTTTTGGCTCCTGCCTTGGGTGCAGACGAGCTGCTCTTTCTGAAGGGGACGCCGACTTTCCACCCGTTTGTGAGCggctggaaaaagaaaagggggaaGTCAGAAAGGAAGGAGTGAAAGATGGAGACGAGAGCAGTGGAGGACAAAACAGGATGTATGGTTAACAATGGTGAGAAGCACAAGAAAGACCTACCTTGTTTTTGGCTGCCATCTGCTCCCTCAGTGTCTTCAGGCAATACCTCACCTGTGTGAAATACAGACAAATCGTGAGTTACGGAGATATTATCATATATTTATGTTATAATATTTCAGCGTTGGTGTGTTTCAGGCTCTGTCAAATGATTAACAAGTCAGACAGAGAAGAAGGACAAGTCTGGAAGAGACGTGGGAGGAATTTGCATGATGCAAACATACAAATTGTTATATAATCCAGAGACAGTCTGGCGTtggcatgtgtttgtgtgtgagtgagacagTCAGAACTGAGCAGAGATACTGTCCTGTCCAGAGACTGACCTCCTGTATCTGTGAAACTTCGTCTGACAGCATCTTCaggctctgctggtgtttgtgcTGCTCTTGTTTGCGCGCCTCCAGATAAACCTggaacaggaggagagacacggATGTTAAaccatgaaacaaacacaccactGATGTCTtcaaaaataacagaaaatgtgccaCACCCACCTTGATaacctccacctgctcctctgTAGACTTGACCGGTTCGGGGGTCAGAGATGTCCTGTCGCTGGCCGGCTGCACCAGTGCAAAAGCACGTCCAACTGgctggagaggagagcagaggagttGTTGCATGAGCACGGAAGGATGGGTGGGATACATTTCTGAGGATCATACGCACATTAGTGAGGTCACTGTGTTTTGCTAACACCGGGGGAGGAGTCGGAGCATGTTTTTGGATAATATTGCAATACAAAATTGGGAAGGAAAGCCTgtagtatttccatttattaatcattatGAAACATCCATCAGGAATGTCTGACATGAATGATGCAATTAAACTATTGAGAGACAAAACTGAAACTATAGTGAATATACTTCATATCTGTG includes:
- the tuft1a gene encoding tuftelin 1a, producing MNGGTRSLCTFEDIRSQEQVEGCRRLRLTLHNQNQAAQSREHYRDKPVGRAFALVQPASDRTSLTPEPVKSTEEQVEVIKVYLEARKQEQHKHQQSLKMLSDEVSQIQEVRYCLKTLREQMAAKNKPLTNGWKVGVPFRKSSSSAPKAGAKTDGQEADEEAERTKLREVSKRLYAQLQEAEKKHQEERERLQAEGSMLREHLSEQEEKLKTAEEGSEKKDRRIEELQRLLGGMEQESASLRETIRNREEELRELRKIREEGQKGEQRTEQLEKEVAILKEKIHHLDDMLKSQQRKVRHMIEQLQNSRMVIQERDRVIKELEEKVAFLEAENREMHDQMDYFLGGQRSNSYLSSERNPQIVYSKPLKPSTTSNKPLPFIKVIEIKS